One Tunturibacter gelidoferens genomic region harbors:
- a CDS encoding glycosyl hydrolase family 18 protein: MTKLLLCLLLVVPTVFAQTKTLFYMTDHPDSVRDFMEHQTKIDIIVPTWYGVDSNGMVYGEPDPSVMRVVKQRHISLFPIIAIFDKAGVHSLLTSDQAQTALIASLISECKQNGYDGFQLDFENISWTDRDALSTTVKRIADAMHREHLQLQIAVVPNAPGHPGHSAFSKWIFADWRGVFDLKALSESVDLICLMTYDQHTRWTTPGPVGGWVWMNENLDYALKVVPREKLSLGIALYGYHWYAGDPGLNEKEQKPNITADYISAIDSQTLRDTYDGHEEWDPQDHSAYFFFYRDQMREWIFYTEKRGFADRYNLAKERHLQGICAWVLGQEDNAIWSVLPERQ; this comes from the coding sequence ATGACGAAGCTTCTGCTCTGCCTTCTATTAGTTGTGCCAACGGTCTTCGCGCAGACGAAGACACTGTTCTATATGACCGATCATCCGGATTCGGTTCGCGACTTTATGGAGCACCAGACCAAGATCGATATCATCGTTCCGACCTGGTATGGTGTGGATTCGAACGGAATGGTGTACGGTGAGCCGGATCCGAGCGTGATGCGCGTCGTAAAGCAGCGGCACATCTCACTGTTTCCTATCATCGCTATCTTTGATAAGGCCGGCGTTCATTCATTGCTTACCAGCGATCAGGCGCAGACGGCGTTGATTGCTTCGCTGATCTCTGAGTGCAAGCAGAATGGATACGATGGCTTTCAGCTCGACTTCGAGAATATCTCGTGGACCGATCGAGATGCTCTCTCGACTACGGTGAAGCGCATCGCCGATGCCATGCACCGAGAACATCTACAATTGCAGATCGCGGTTGTTCCTAATGCGCCGGGACACCCGGGCCACAGCGCCTTCAGCAAGTGGATCTTCGCGGACTGGCGTGGTGTCTTCGATCTGAAGGCGCTTAGTGAGTCGGTAGATCTGATCTGCCTGATGACCTACGACCAGCACACGCGATGGACTACACCTGGGCCCGTCGGGGGATGGGTGTGGATGAATGAGAATCTGGATTATGCACTGAAGGTCGTGCCCAGGGAGAAGCTATCGCTCGGTATTGCGCTCTACGGATATCACTGGTACGCCGGCGATCCAGGCCTGAACGAAAAAGAACAGAAGCCAAACATCACGGCGGATTACATTAGCGCTATTGATTCCCAGACCCTTCGTGATACTTACGACGGTCACGAGGAGTGGGACCCACAGGACCATAGTGCTTATTTTTTCTTTTATCGCGATCAGATGCGGGAGTGGATCTTCTACACCGAGAAACGTGGATTTGCTGACCGCTACAACCTAGCCAAGGAACGACATCTGCAGGGAATTTGTGCCTGGGTTCTCGGTCAGGAAGACAACGCTATTTGGAGCGTTCTGCCGGAGCGGCAATAG
- a CDS encoding efflux transporter outer membrane subunit, with the protein MKVRSLSLAGALLGALALGGCKVGPNYKVPAMPAPPAYTDDGHNGDWSTAKPADGADRGMWWTVYQDNELNSLEQRCATANQNIAAALQAYDQAHDLVRENRSSLYPTVSLGAGASRNRISNNAPLRPVNTAATYWDFLIPLSISWEPDLWGGIRRQIESSAANAQATSADLANTQLSLQGLLAVTFFQIRGLDLQLQLLRSTIDAYTEALQLTEDRLKGGLSSDSDVQQAKAQLEETRAQLIDIGVQREQFEHAIAVLIGEPATGFHIAERPIIGDPPAIPTGVPSELLERRPDIAAAERRVASANALIGVAKSAYYPTIFLGAGGGVQSSTISKLFNSDSTQWNAGPSANEILFDAGRRRAQMDLAIAQREQATALYREQVLSAFRDVEDQLSALRVLEQEASVQARAVDAAKKSTELSTLRYKRGLAPYLEVLTNQTIELTDERAAASLVSRRIVASTQLQMALGGGWNSAQLPVN; encoded by the coding sequence ATGAAAGTCCGCAGCTTATCGCTTGCAGGAGCGCTGCTTGGCGCCTTGGCGCTGGGCGGATGCAAAGTTGGACCGAACTATAAGGTTCCGGCTATGCCGGCTCCTCCCGCGTATACCGACGACGGCCACAACGGTGACTGGTCTACAGCGAAGCCAGCCGACGGCGCAGATCGAGGAATGTGGTGGACCGTCTATCAGGATAATGAACTCAACAGTCTTGAGCAGCGTTGTGCGACCGCGAACCAAAACATTGCCGCCGCTCTCCAGGCTTACGATCAGGCACATGATCTTGTTCGCGAAAATCGTTCCTCGCTCTACCCCACTGTATCGCTAGGCGCCGGCGCATCCCGAAATCGCATCTCAAACAACGCTCCTTTGAGACCGGTGAACACGGCCGCGACCTACTGGGACTTTCTCATTCCGCTGAGCATCTCGTGGGAGCCGGATCTATGGGGCGGTATTCGCAGACAGATTGAGTCGAGCGCAGCCAATGCACAGGCCACATCTGCGGATCTCGCTAACACTCAGCTCAGCCTCCAGGGACTACTCGCTGTCACTTTCTTTCAGATCCGAGGACTTGACCTTCAGCTACAACTTCTAAGATCGACGATTGACGCCTATACCGAGGCACTTCAGCTTACGGAAGACCGCCTGAAGGGTGGACTAAGTTCGGATAGTGATGTCCAGCAGGCGAAGGCGCAGTTGGAAGAGACTCGGGCTCAGCTCATCGATATTGGAGTGCAGCGCGAACAGTTCGAACACGCAATCGCTGTTCTGATAGGGGAACCCGCAACAGGTTTTCACATCGCCGAGCGTCCGATCATTGGAGATCCGCCCGCTATCCCCACCGGCGTTCCATCGGAGCTGCTGGAGCGGCGGCCGGACATTGCAGCCGCAGAACGTCGGGTCGCCTCGGCGAATGCTCTGATCGGCGTTGCGAAGTCCGCTTATTATCCCACCATCTTTCTTGGTGCAGGCGGCGGCGTGCAGAGCTCCACAATCAGCAAGCTCTTTAACTCAGACAGCACGCAATGGAACGCTGGCCCCTCCGCCAACGAGATTCTATTCGACGCTGGTCGCAGAAGAGCTCAAATGGACCTTGCAATTGCGCAACGCGAGCAGGCCACCGCTCTCTATCGCGAGCAGGTGCTATCTGCCTTTCGGGATGTAGAAGACCAGCTCTCCGCGCTACGAGTGTTGGAACAAGAGGCATCGGTCCAGGCCAGAGCCGTAGACGCAGCAAAAAAGAGCACGGAACTCTCCACGCTTCGCTACAAGCGTGGTCTCGCTCCCTACCTGGAAGTGCTGACGAATCAGACGATCGAATTGACAGATGAAAGAGCTGCTGCCTCTCTAGTCTCCCGGAGAATTGTCGCAAGCACTCAGTTGCAGATGGCGCTTGGAGGCGGTTGGAACTCCGCTCAGCTTCCCGTTAACTAG
- a CDS encoding efflux RND transporter periplasmic adaptor subunit produces the protein MLSIVVIALVVAVVVAVFGIITRKHASAELTKYTDNTSAPPVTLEQPVMQQNAREIVLPGNIQAFTLAPIYARTTGYVKAWYHDIGTPVRKGELLAVIETPELDQELASAKADLATAKSNAGIAKVTADRYNDLIGRNAVSQQDTDNAVQALEARNTQVASSEANVQRLEELVSFERIVAPFDGVITARNIDTGQLISATGSTTTAGAGTVSGNKEIFDISAVRTLRVFINVPQIYSPDAKNGTIAKLTLPQYPGRTFQGKLVRSSDAVDPATRTLLAEVDVDNRSGELLPGSYTEVHLSVSSDAPALIVPVSAMILEPDGLRVATVDANHHVHMARVTPGRDYGTTVEILAGLKPGESIIGNPPDSLIDGEEVRVVNNSNNQSQAAEGKR, from the coding sequence TTGCTATCCATTGTCGTGATTGCGCTGGTGGTAGCGGTGGTCGTGGCAGTCTTTGGCATCATCACGCGCAAACATGCAAGCGCCGAATTGACGAAGTACACCGACAATACTTCTGCCCCTCCCGTGACGTTGGAGCAACCGGTGATGCAGCAAAATGCCCGCGAGATCGTGCTTCCAGGCAACATTCAGGCCTTTACACTGGCGCCGATCTACGCGCGAACAACCGGCTATGTAAAGGCCTGGTATCACGACATTGGAACGCCTGTGCGCAAAGGCGAGTTACTTGCCGTGATTGAAACTCCTGAGCTCGATCAAGAACTCGCCTCCGCGAAGGCAGATCTCGCTACAGCAAAGAGCAACGCTGGCATCGCGAAGGTAACGGCGGATCGTTACAACGACTTGATCGGTCGCAACGCAGTCTCTCAGCAGGACACAGACAACGCCGTCCAGGCATTGGAGGCGAGGAACACGCAGGTAGCTTCCTCAGAAGCAAACGTGCAGCGATTGGAGGAGCTCGTATCTTTCGAACGTATCGTGGCGCCCTTCGATGGTGTGATCACCGCTCGCAACATCGATACAGGGCAGCTCATCTCAGCTACCGGCAGCACCACGACGGCGGGAGCTGGGACAGTTTCGGGAAATAAAGAGATCTTCGACATATCCGCCGTCCGCACCCTCCGTGTGTTTATCAATGTCCCGCAGATTTATTCGCCTGACGCAAAGAATGGAACGATCGCGAAGTTGACTCTCCCGCAATACCCTGGTCGCACCTTTCAAGGCAAGCTGGTGCGTTCGTCCGACGCCGTTGATCCTGCAACGCGAACCCTTTTGGCTGAGGTGGATGTGGACAATCGCTCGGGTGAGCTCCTTCCGGGCAGCTACACAGAGGTGCATCTAAGTGTGTCGAGCGACGCACCCGCTCTTATAGTCCCGGTAAGTGCGATGATTCTGGAACCGGACGGATTGCGTGTTGCGACCGTGGATGCAAATCATCACGTTCACATGGCGCGCGTAACGCCAGGTCGTGACTACGGAACGACTGTCGAAATTTTAGCTGGCCTCAAGCCCGGCGAATCCATCATCGGCAACCCGCCCGATTCGCTCATCGACGGAGAAGAAGTTCGAGTCGTCAATAACAGCAACAATCAGAGTCAGGCGGCGGAGGGGAAGCGATGA
- a CDS encoding efflux RND transporter permease subunit, with protein MWIVRLALRRPYTFVVLSLLLFIIGPVVMLRTPVDIFPNIDIPVVSVVWNYAGLSPEQLSDRIVLPFERNLTTVVNDIDHTESQTLNGVSVVKIFFQPSVNISQAVAQVTAVSQTALRQYPQGTTPPLVIQYSASSVPVLQLGLSGPGLSEQQLYDFGANFIRTQLATVQGASTPFPYGGKQRQIQVDVDTQKLQAYGLSASDIVNTVSTQNIILPAGDMKMGHVDYQVETNSAPSSIAALNNLPIKTVNGATIYIRDIGNVRDGFPPQTNIVRVDGQRASLMTIQKTGNASTLQIISDVRAQIPLIAAQLPPALKMQPIADQSVFVRGAISGVVREAIIAACLTAAMILLFLGSWRSTIIIAVSIPLSVICSLLMLAALGETINIMTLGGLALAVGILVDDATVEIENINRNLEEGKEVEQAILDGAAQIAVPAFVSTISICIVFVPMFLLGGVARYLFVPLAEAVVFAMLASYFLSRTIVPTMAKYLLKPHQEGQSTHVSRNPLVRFQLTFEKYFEKLRNWYHGLLSFCLEYRVIFLLSIGAFWVASLVLLYPWLGQDFFPSVDGGQFKLHVRAHTGTRIEDTARLCDQIEDVIRKEIPAKELASVIDNIGIPYSGLNLSYSNSAPVGTADADILVSLDEKHHPTAEYTHELRDKLTQQFPGTEFYYLPTDMVSQILNFGLPAQVDIQVVGQQVAQNRVVAEQMMQQISHIPGTTDLRIQQPFNLPIWTIDVDRTRAQQVGYSQRDVAVSVLTSLSGSFQTNPTFYLNPQNHVSYNIAVQTPQYNVQSLQQLENFPIATNGSTQQPQILGNLASIRRGAEQGTVSHYNARPVIDIYGSVEGTDLASVSTRIEQMVKDSKSKLPRGTEIYVRGQIQTMHTSFTGLVYGLLFSIVLVYALIVVNFQSWLDPFIIIAALPGALAGIVWLLFLTGTHISVPALTGAIMCVGVATANSILVVSFAKEQMDLGMSALDAALSAGFTRFRPVIMTALAMIIGMVPMALGLGDGGEQNAPLGRAVIGGLLLATFGTLTFVPVFFSFMHRNDPPPVPQEAEEE; from the coding sequence ATGTGGATCGTTCGTCTCGCGCTTAGGAGACCTTACACCTTTGTTGTTCTGTCGCTGCTCTTGTTTATCATCGGGCCCGTAGTCATGCTGCGGACGCCGGTCGATATCTTTCCGAACATTGATATCCCGGTCGTGTCCGTCGTATGGAATTATGCGGGACTGTCGCCTGAGCAACTGAGCGATCGAATTGTGCTGCCATTCGAGCGAAACCTTACTACCGTGGTAAACGACATCGATCACACTGAATCGCAGACGTTGAACGGTGTTTCTGTAGTAAAAATTTTTTTCCAACCATCGGTAAACATCTCTCAGGCGGTGGCACAGGTCACCGCAGTCTCGCAGACGGCGCTTCGCCAGTATCCGCAGGGTACGACGCCTCCGTTGGTAATCCAATACAGTGCGTCAAGTGTTCCCGTTTTGCAGCTTGGCTTGTCAGGACCTGGTCTTAGCGAACAGCAGCTCTATGATTTCGGCGCTAACTTCATCCGCACGCAGCTGGCCACCGTTCAGGGTGCTTCGACGCCATTTCCCTATGGAGGCAAGCAACGCCAGATACAGGTGGACGTCGACACGCAAAAACTGCAAGCCTATGGGCTTTCCGCTTCCGATATCGTCAACACCGTATCTACCCAGAATATTATTCTGCCGGCCGGCGACATGAAGATGGGGCACGTCGACTATCAGGTGGAAACCAACAGCGCACCAAGTTCGATTGCAGCGTTGAATAATCTGCCCATAAAGACGGTAAACGGCGCGACTATCTACATCCGTGACATAGGAAATGTCCGTGACGGATTTCCTCCGCAGACGAACATCGTTCGTGTAGATGGGCAGCGCGCTTCGTTGATGACAATTCAAAAGACGGGCAACGCTTCGACCTTGCAAATTATCTCGGACGTGCGAGCCCAAATCCCCCTCATCGCAGCCCAGTTGCCTCCAGCGCTGAAAATGCAGCCCATTGCCGATCAATCGGTCTTCGTTCGAGGAGCAATTAGCGGGGTGGTTCGCGAAGCGATCATCGCTGCATGTCTTACAGCCGCGATGATCTTGCTGTTTCTCGGCAGTTGGCGTTCCACCATTATTATCGCGGTCTCCATCCCCTTGTCGGTCATCTGTTCTCTGTTGATGTTGGCCGCGCTCGGCGAAACGATCAATATCATGACGCTCGGCGGGTTAGCGTTGGCGGTCGGTATTCTTGTAGACGACGCAACCGTCGAGATCGAAAATATCAATCGAAATCTTGAGGAGGGCAAGGAAGTCGAACAGGCAATTCTCGACGGTGCCGCTCAGATTGCAGTCCCAGCTTTTGTCTCGACAATTTCAATCTGCATCGTCTTCGTCCCCATGTTTTTACTCGGAGGGGTCGCGCGATACCTCTTCGTCCCTCTGGCCGAGGCGGTTGTCTTTGCAATGCTCGCGTCGTACTTCCTGTCGCGAACTATTGTCCCGACGATGGCAAAGTACCTTTTGAAGCCGCATCAAGAGGGACAATCAACGCATGTCAGCCGCAATCCGTTGGTTCGCTTCCAACTCACCTTTGAGAAGTACTTCGAAAAACTGCGCAATTGGTACCACGGTCTGTTGAGCTTCTGCCTGGAATATCGAGTCATATTCCTTCTGTCGATCGGAGCTTTCTGGGTGGCCTCTCTGGTGCTTCTGTATCCATGGCTGGGACAGGACTTTTTCCCCTCGGTGGATGGAGGACAGTTCAAGTTACATGTTCGTGCACACACCGGAACGCGAATCGAAGACACAGCGAGACTGTGCGACCAGATCGAAGATGTAATCCGCAAGGAGATCCCTGCCAAAGAGTTGGCCTCTGTTATCGACAACATCGGTATCCCGTACTCCGGCCTGAATCTCTCTTACTCAAACTCCGCTCCCGTCGGTACCGCAGACGCAGACATTCTTGTCTCGCTCGACGAGAAGCATCACCCAACAGCCGAGTACACACATGAACTGCGCGACAAGCTTACCCAGCAGTTTCCAGGTACTGAGTTCTACTATCTGCCGACGGACATGGTCAGCCAAATTCTAAACTTCGGTCTGCCGGCACAAGTTGACATTCAGGTTGTTGGACAGCAAGTCGCGCAAAATCGCGTAGTGGCCGAACAGATGATGCAGCAGATCAGTCACATCCCTGGGACAACGGACCTGCGAATTCAACAGCCGTTCAATCTTCCAATATGGACGATCGACGTCGACCGCACTCGCGCGCAACAGGTGGGTTACAGCCAGCGTGACGTGGCAGTCAGTGTGCTCACCAGCCTTAGCGGCAGCTTCCAGACTAATCCGACGTTCTATCTCAATCCGCAAAATCACGTCAGTTACAACATCGCAGTGCAGACCCCGCAGTACAACGTTCAAAGTCTTCAGCAGCTTGAAAACTTTCCGATTGCGACAAATGGATCGACGCAGCAACCTCAAATTCTTGGAAATCTAGCCTCGATTCGAAGAGGGGCCGAACAAGGAACGGTAAGCCACTACAACGCCCGTCCCGTAATCGATATCTATGGTTCGGTTGAAGGGACAGATCTCGCAAGCGTTTCGACCAGAATTGAACAGATGGTCAAAGACAGCAAAAGCAAGCTACCTCGTGGTACCGAGATCTATGTCCGTGGGCAGATTCAGACGATGCACACCTCTTTCACGGGGTTGGTCTATGGACTCTTGTTTTCGATCGTGCTGGTCTACGCGCTGATCGTGGTGAACTTCCAGAGCTGGCTCGACCCATTCATCATCATTGCTGCGTTACCCGGAGCTCTAGCCGGAATCGTGTGGCTACTGTTTCTAACCGGCACGCACATCAGCGTCCCTGCATTGACTGGCGCCATCATGTGCGTGGGTGTGGCGACGGCGAACTCGATTCTCGTAGTCAGCTTCGCGAAGGAGCAGATGGACCTGGGCATGAGCGCTCTGGACGCCGCCCTCTCAGCCGGTTTCACGCGGTTCCGCCCAGTCATTATGACGGCCCTTGCAATGATCATCGGTATGGTTCCAATGGCCCTCGGACTGGGCGACGGTGGCGAACAGAACGCGCCGCTAGGCCGCGCAGTCATTGGTGGACTCTTACTAGCCACCTTTGGAACGCTAACCTTCGTTCCGGTCTTCTTTTCGTTTATGCATCGAAATGATCCCCCTCCCGTACCACAAGAAGCGGAGGAAGAGTAA
- a CDS encoding TetR/AcrR family transcriptional regulator, with amino-acid sequence MRKQQTLEYAEEPRRRGRHRSLEAKAAILKATLQLLERESLRKVTSDAIAKRAGVSKATIYKWWRNKSMVALDAYLAGMTERVATPNTGSAEEDFTEQLKSLTAFYTSTLGRLFCQFIAEGQSDPGFLASFRERFLYARRDAARVMWRRGVDRGEIRSAVDGEIVLDLIYGPTIFRLLAGHGSLNDSESEAMVEAVFGGLRRLDYQRPPKKAGSLVKRRNGQL; translated from the coding sequence ATGCGAAAACAGCAAACCCTGGAATATGCGGAGGAGCCAAGAAGGCGCGGGCGGCACCGCAGTCTCGAGGCAAAGGCGGCCATTCTGAAGGCGACCCTTCAGCTGTTGGAGCGCGAGTCACTCCGCAAAGTGACATCAGACGCGATCGCAAAGCGGGCTGGTGTTAGTAAGGCCACGATCTACAAGTGGTGGCGTAACAAAAGCATGGTGGCCCTCGACGCTTATCTGGCCGGAATGACAGAACGAGTTGCAACGCCGAATACAGGTTCGGCAGAGGAAGATTTTACAGAGCAATTGAAGTCATTGACCGCTTTTTACACCTCTACGTTGGGGCGGCTTTTCTGTCAGTTTATTGCGGAAGGTCAGAGTGACCCGGGATTTCTGGCATCATTTCGAGAACGCTTCCTCTACGCCCGGAGAGATGCTGCGCGTGTCATGTGGCGGCGCGGCGTGGACCGTGGGGAGATTCGCAGCGCTGTTGACGGGGAGATTGTTCTAGACCTGATTTATGGGCCCACTATTTTTCGATTGCTCGCCGGCCACGGCTCCTTAAATGACTCAGAGTCCGAGGCCATGGTGGAAGCTGTATTCGGAGGTTTAAGGCGACTTGATTATCAGCGCCCCCCGAAGAAGGCCGGCTCTCTTGTAAAACGCCGTAATGGGCAACTTTGA
- a CDS encoding sugar phosphate isomerase/epimerase family protein, whose protein sequence is MTHYTRRNFLQTATAAAAYSASLLKCDRLLASPFGLPIGLQLYSVREMLAKDYEGTLRQLASLGYQEVEAAGYFDHSPEQVKSAMSAAGLRCVSAHYPYSSLSKDFDKIVAFNKEIGVQYIICAFPGIKDPSRLKDMSYPAMIRSFTLEDYRWNADQFNKFGEKLKAAGMKFGYHNHTMEFGKQDGVVPLDEMIRLTDPELVTFELDCGWVIVGGANPVDYLQRYPSRISMLHVKDFKHTDKPASVMEPPPAAELGKGTLDYRPVFEAAKRATIKHYFVEQEAYDIPPLDALKIDADYMKKLTV, encoded by the coding sequence ATGACCCATTACACGCGTCGAAACTTCCTCCAGACTGCCACCGCCGCGGCTGCCTACAGCGCCTCCCTTCTCAAGTGTGATCGATTATTGGCATCCCCCTTTGGCCTGCCTATCGGCCTCCAGCTCTACTCCGTCCGCGAGATGCTCGCGAAAGACTACGAGGGAACGCTCAGACAGCTCGCCTCGCTCGGTTATCAGGAGGTTGAGGCGGCTGGCTACTTTGACCACTCACCCGAACAAGTCAAGAGTGCGATGTCGGCGGCCGGTCTCAGATGCGTTAGCGCCCACTATCCCTACTCAAGTCTCAGTAAAGACTTCGATAAGATTGTTGCCTTCAACAAAGAGATTGGCGTGCAGTACATTATCTGCGCCTTCCCTGGCATCAAAGATCCATCACGGCTGAAAGATATGTCTTATCCCGCAATGATTCGTTCCTTCACCCTGGAGGACTATCGGTGGAACGCGGATCAGTTCAACAAGTTTGGCGAAAAGCTGAAGGCCGCCGGCATGAAATTCGGTTATCACAACCATACGATGGAGTTTGGTAAACAAGATGGTGTTGTCCCACTCGATGAAATGATTCGCCTGACCGATCCTGAACTCGTGACCTTCGAGCTGGACTGCGGATGGGTCATCGTTGGAGGTGCCAACCCGGTGGACTATCTCCAGCGCTATCCTTCTCGAATCTCCATGCTTCACGTCAAAGACTTCAAGCACACCGACAAGCCAGCATCTGTCATGGAGCCGCCTCCCGCCGCTGAATTAGGCAAGGGAACCCTGGATTATCGTCCAGTTTTTGAGGCAGCGAAAAGGGCAACCATCAAGCATTATTTTGTTGAGCAGGAGGCGTATGACATCCCGCCGCTGGATGCACTTAAGATCGACGCCGACTACATGAAAAAGCTGACCGTTTAA
- a CDS encoding PLP-dependent aminotransferase family protein → MEVALNLDPVSPIALYRQIYDGLRGGIVGGRFEAGTKLPASRALASSLGVSRITVTECYERLVSEGYLETRRGSGTFVCSSLPETDMYASGVTVEIDPQVESYPPVRLSRYGGIIDAPIRPPNPPEMLRLDSHGPDVTAFPRKLWTRLWVRRMQEDPPKLLQYTQEFNGSTELRTAVAHYLRMSRAVVCDPNQIIITSGSQQALYLAARIFLDQSDCVAMEAPGYRFAGRIFDSQGANILPIPVDRNGMQVSQLKKHRDKAVKLVYVTPSHQYPRGVSLSIARRMDLLAWARQAGALILEDDYDSEYRYNERPLPSIQGMVPDAPVLYVGTFSKLLFPTLRLGYLVVPRAFQDVFTGGKLLCDLQSSSIDQRILTDFLTEGHLEPYVRKMRIIYRNRRALLVESLQKHFGRRVTVYGDHAGMHFLADFQIDLSEEEAFGRALAAGVRLERVYWPACSAVERAGHVQFVFAFAALSENQLILAAERVAGAFLS, encoded by the coding sequence ATGGAAGTAGCCCTCAATCTCGATCCCGTCTCGCCGATAGCCCTCTATCGCCAGATCTACGACGGCCTGCGTGGCGGGATCGTCGGAGGAAGGTTCGAAGCAGGGACCAAACTACCTGCCTCGCGCGCTCTCGCCTCATCTCTTGGCGTCTCGCGAATCACCGTCACCGAATGTTACGAGCGATTGGTCTCGGAGGGATATCTTGAAACCCGGCGTGGGTCGGGAACCTTTGTCTGTTCGTCTCTGCCGGAGACGGACATGTACGCGTCCGGGGTGACAGTCGAAATCGATCCGCAGGTCGAGAGTTATCCCCCAGTACGACTCTCCCGCTACGGCGGGATCATCGACGCCCCAATCCGGCCGCCCAATCCACCCGAGATGCTTCGCCTGGACTCTCACGGACCGGATGTAACCGCATTTCCTCGAAAGCTTTGGACTAGGCTGTGGGTTCGACGCATGCAGGAGGACCCTCCAAAACTCCTGCAATATACCCAGGAGTTCAACGGCAGTACCGAATTGCGAACAGCCGTCGCCCACTATCTGCGCATGTCCCGCGCCGTCGTCTGCGATCCAAATCAGATCATCATCACCAGCGGATCTCAGCAGGCACTTTACCTCGCCGCAAGAATCTTTCTGGATCAATCCGACTGCGTTGCGATGGAGGCCCCGGGTTATCGATTTGCAGGACGAATCTTCGACTCCCAGGGAGCCAACATCTTGCCGATTCCAGTCGACCGGAACGGTATGCAAGTCTCGCAGCTCAAAAAGCACCGCGACAAAGCTGTCAAGCTCGTCTACGTGACGCCTTCGCACCAGTATCCCCGGGGCGTCTCGCTTTCGATCGCACGTCGTATGGACTTATTGGCATGGGCAAGACAAGCAGGCGCACTCATTCTGGAGGACGACTACGATAGCGAGTATCGATACAACGAAAGGCCTCTCCCCTCCATACAGGGAATGGTGCCCGACGCTCCGGTCCTCTATGTCGGAACCTTTTCCAAACTCTTATTCCCCACATTAAGACTGGGCTATCTCGTCGTTCCCCGTGCTTTTCAGGACGTATTCACCGGCGGCAAACTGCTCTGTGATTTGCAGAGTTCTTCGATTGATCAACGCATCCTCACAGACTTTCTTACCGAGGGACATCTTGAACCCTATGTCAGAAAGATGCGGATCATCTACCGCAACCGGCGTGCCCTCCTGGTCGAATCGTTGCAAAAACACTTCGGACGCAGAGTCACGGTCTACGGAGACCATGCGGGCATGCACTTCCTGGCTGATTTCCAGATTGACCTCTCTGAAGAAGAGGCCTTCGGGCGCGCGCTTGCCGCCGGGGTTCGGTTAGAGCGCGTCTATTGGCCGGCATGTTCTGCGGTAGAGCGTGCCGGTCACGTGCAATTCGTCTTTGCATTTGCGGCTCTGAGCGAGAATCAATTGATTCTCGCAGCGGAACGCGTGGCTGGCGCGTTTCTCTCGTAA
- a CDS encoding PadR family transcriptional regulator: MARNDFQGSLDLLVLKTLSQRGELHGYGIVLHIQRASEELLRVEEGSLYPALHRMEQSKWISSEWTLTETNRRAKYYKLTAAGRKELQDAEESFEQLVKGIRAMLQYA, encoded by the coding sequence ATGGCGAGAAACGATTTTCAGGGAAGCCTTGATCTGCTGGTTCTCAAGACACTCTCTCAGAGAGGGGAGTTGCATGGGTATGGGATTGTGCTGCATATCCAGAGAGCCTCCGAGGAGTTGCTTCGCGTTGAGGAGGGTTCGCTTTATCCGGCTCTTCACCGCATGGAGCAGAGTAAATGGATCAGCTCCGAGTGGACTCTGACCGAGACCAACCGCAGAGCGAAGTACTACAAGCTGACGGCTGCAGGGCGGAAAGAATTGCAGGATGCGGAAGAGAGCTTTGAGCAACTGGTGAAGGGCATCCGCGCGATGTTGCAGTACGCATGA